Sequence from the Erythrolamprus reginae isolate rEryReg1 chromosome Z, rEryReg1.hap1, whole genome shotgun sequence genome:
aaaccactACTTTCTAGCTTAAACCAGATGCTGAAGTTAAAACTTCAGATATTAACATAGTACATCTTATGATGAGTAACtttcaacaaaaataataaaggtttgTATGAAATATATTTGAGCTAATTACAAAATTATTTAATCAGAAACAGGTTTTTGCTGTAGTTAGTTACAAACAATACCACAAACAAAATAATTTGCAAAGTTacttatgatgatgatgactatTATGATGATGAGGTTTGCTTAATCTATTTTCAGTGTAATAACCAAATTCTACCAACACGTCCTTTCCTTGGTCTTTGCTGTGAAGAAGATCAATGAGGACCCCCAGACCTTACCTAACATCACTCTTGGATTCCACATCTATGACAGTTACCATAATCCAAGGATGACCTCTCGCACCAATCTAGACCTGCTTTTCAAATCCCAGGAGTTTGTCCCAAACTATAAATGTGATAGCCAGAAGAATCTGATGACTATCATTGGGGGATTAGGTTCTGATACATCAACTAATATAGCTGAAGTTGCAGGTTTCTACAAGATTCCACAGGTCAGTATAGAGGAGATGAGCAGAAAATTTGTGTACTTTGCTGTTACAGCATAATCAgatattagatttagatttgtattagagTTGAGGTATAATACTTATCTTATTTAAGGCGGCTACAATGCCAATCATAGAAGTGATTATATAGAGTAATTCCATTACAGAGGGAAGATTTGAATGTAGTGTACCCTGGTCGTGTTCAACCAAATGAACTATTAAAATGTGTTTGAAATAATTCATaaaaattccattctatattaatattttaaaggaaATGGAAGAATAAATTCTGGATACTTTTTACCGGAAAACTAGCTCCAGAAAGATCAGATTTGAACTTAAAGCTCAACATAATATTATTCTGCTTTATTTTAGCTGACATATGGTTCATTAGCCCAAGAGGAGTTTCAGACCAGGAAGCGATCTTCACTTTATTTCATGGTCCCAAAAGAGGAGCATCAATATGTTGGGATTATACAACTGCTTCATCATTTCAGGTGGACATGGATTGGGATTTTTACTCTGAATAACAGCAATGGAGAACGTTTCTTACAGAAAATGCAGCCCATACTTTCACAAAATGGAATCTGTTCATCGTTCGTACAAAGGCTTTCACAACTAATCGACATAGAACACTTTGCAAAAATTTATTACATAGTCTCAAGGATTTCCACTAATTTGAAGAATAGCAACACCACCACATTTCTTGTCCATGGAGAATCAGTTATAATTATGTTGCTCAGAGCGATCACACTTTTTGAAGATCCTGAAAATAAGCAAACTGCCTTATTTAGAAAAGTGTGGATCTTGACAGCACAGATTGATTTTGTGCTTTCTGGCTTTCAAATCAATTGGGATCTCCAGATGTACAATGGGGCTATTTCTTTCACTGTTCATTCAAGAGCAGTTGTAGATTTCAAGGAGTTTCTTCAGACCATCAAGCCTCATTCAGGTTGCAGAGATGGGTTTCTGCAAGACGTTTGGGAACAATCCTTTGATTGTTCATTCTCAAAATCAGTGGCACAAGATATGTCCAATAGGCAGTGCCTGGGAGAGAAGAAACTGGAGGATCTTCCTGGGACTCTGTTTGAAATGGAAATGATTGGCCAAAGCTACAGCATCTACAATGCTGTTTATGCTGTGGTTCATGCTTTGCAAGCACTATTCATATCGGGGTtcaataagaaaaaaacaacGATGGGTAAAAAAACTGATCTTCCACCTCTGCAGCCTTGGCAGGTATTCTCTCTGCACAGGACATATTGTATCTTTTATTTCAATGAGCAATATGATCTAGAATTACCATTTGAACCTATGGGAGAAAGTCTTAATATTCTCTGCTTATACAATCCAGTTGGGTATGAACATGAAGAAACTACTATCTTGATATGTAATACAGTTGTATAGGGAAactggcttccacattgactttgcttatcagaaggtggcAAAGAGTCATTTTTCATGCCATATTAACTTTGAGTGGCCACTGAACAAATTGTTGtaaatggaggactacctgtattatccttccaactctctttttttttactctCTGTCACATAGCTCCATCCATTTCTCCATGGCATTTCTTTTAACAATTCAGCTGGAGAAAAAGTTTCCCTGAATGAAAAAAGGGAAGTAATGGGTGGATTTGATATCATCAACTTCATCACATTTCCAAATCGATCTATTCAAAGAGTTCGAGTTGGAAGAATAAATCCAAGTTCACCAATAGGCAAAGAATTATTGATTAATGAAGATTTGATTGTCTGGCATCCAGCTTTTAATCAGGTATGGACTCATTTATGGACTATACATTGAGCTATTATACTTCCAGTTAGAGGCCTTGATCTCTAAAACCATATTGAGAAAAGCAGCTTTAGAAATCTAATGTCTATATTTGTAAGAAAAAATGGAATACTATGAACGAATATGGCCCAGAATCAAGCATTGGTcaaattgtatagcagtatcagctgacaacgagtcagtcgaggtgactggggctaaacatctttgtccatctgtctgagaggagtttgacttggtgacccctgatgaagtggacaaggccatgggagttgtgagttccgccacctgtttactggatccgtgttcctcttggttggtttcggccagtcgaggggtgacatgaagctgggtccaggagattgtcaacgcctccttggggagggggtccttcccagatccctacaaggaagcacttgtgcgcctcctcctcaagaggccttccctggacccagccgtgcttaataactactatccagtctccaacctgccctttatggggaaggttgatgagaaggtggtggtgctccaactcccaACGGTCCttagaagaagccgattatctaggtcccagcagtctggattcaggctcggctacagcacagaaactgctttggtcacgttgatggatgatctctggcgggcccgggacaagggcttgtcctctgtcctggtgcttcttgacctctcagcggctttcgataccttcaaccatggtatctttctgtgccggctggaggggttgggagtgggaggcactgttctccagtggttctcctcctacctctccggtcagttgcagccggtgttagtggggtgtcagagccaccccgagtcttcggagaggggcggcatacaaatctaataaattgaattgaattgaattgaaattgacaaAATTATGTTACAATGTAAAACTCAGGTTTTCTATTTggttttatttgcttgcttgtttgtttatttgacttctgtgacgcccaatcccaatgggactcagggcagcttacgacAATATAAATAccgtacaataataaaaagtcaaataataaatatgtaaaaacaataaaacccaccataaaatctataaaatattCAGTCACACAGACATACCTAACACTTACAATTGTCACATATGGTTACAATTGTCTTTTAAATTAAGGATGTTGCCTTATTTCCATAATGTTGTAAATCTCTTCATGTGTAATATAAATCCAGTTAGGTAATATTCACTAGCTCTTTCGGAAGTAAAATATTCTTTCCCCAATAAAAAAGAATGATTAATAACTCACGAATGAAAGTGTCTTGGGATAATGTTGAATAACCTACTCTGAGTCAGTCACTGGTCCATCTTTAGCCCCAGTGACtgtcccagattggatcctgcaggttaataatttttttaaaatctccttttcaaaaaatctttttttgtttATCATCAGGTTCTTCCAATTTGTGTGTGCAATGACCATTGCTCCCCTGGTTACTGGAAGAAGGAGGCTGAAGGAAAACAATTCTGTTGCTATGACTGTGTTCCCTGTGCAGAAGAGAAGATTTCAAATGAAAAGGGTAAGTGagacatttctatttatttattttattcacttaTTTTGCCAAACGAGTACAAGATGTTTTCTTGCCTTTTATTGGCTCGCTTAGAAATGTGGCTGCGGAGTTGAGCAAGCAAAGAAGGGAACCACTAAAATTAATACTGGGTACTCCAACAAGAGGGATGAGTGAAACCGGAGCCCCAACAGGACTTAGGCCCAAGAAGAATATACGGAATGGGAAGTAGAAATGGTGAGGTACAGGCAGTAGAAATGGTGAGGAGTGGGAGGTGGAAAGAACAGTGAAAAGAGTGCTGGAAAGATTggtggaaagagggagagaagtttTATTCCTTTATCTGGTGAGAAGATCAAAGTTTCCCCATGAAACCACAACCCAAGAGTGCTTTCCCCAAAACCTCCAACAAACAAATTCTAATTTTCACACAACCCTTCCCTGAGTGGACTTTGGGAACTGAGGGCAGTTTGGAGCCATTCTGGGAGACCTTAGGAGGAAGCTAACCAATAACATGgctgaggtatcagcaatatgctgatgatacccatctatatatctccaccccatgtcactCCCAGTGAAGCTGTGGATAAAATGTgcaagtgcctggaggctgtgaaggTCTGGAGGCTCAAAGCTAACCCtgataagactgagtggctgtggatattgcctccaAAGGATTATATCAACTGTCCATCATTGGTTCTGGTTGGGAAAAATACCCCCCTCAGTATGGATTCACAATCTGAGTGTACTCCTAGACTTTTAGCTGAGATTGGATCAACATCTGACAACTGTAGCTGGGGGGACCTTTGCAtaggttcacctagtgcaccaattgtgaccatCCATGGATCAGgagctcttctcacagtcactcatgcccttatcaacaTACTCTACATGGTGCTAtctttgaagagcattcggagACTACAGCTGATCTAGAATGGAGCcatgtgagctgttgtgggtgcatctAAGTACAGTCACATTATGCCAAttctccatgagctgcattgctcccaattggtctctgggcatAATTGAAGGAGCTGGTCATatatttaaagccctatatggcttatgGCCATACTATCTCCAAGATTGCCTTCTACTACATAGTTCCCAGTGACCAAtgaggtcccatcaactaaagaatgATGGTTGGCAGGACTgtggaggagagccttctctgcggtggctctGATTCTCAGGAACTAGCTATGTTCTGTGATCtggactgcccctaccctactggcctttcagAAAGCtgtaaaaacctggcttttccagcaggcctaggGCCATTGATTGGATGGCGTACCATTAAGATCTGGCCATAAATGACATGTATGGTTTTTCTTtactattgtttttaaattgctttttagatGTCCTATTAttacactgtatttttattttttggttgtgagctaCCCAGAGTCCCTAGGAAGATGGgaagcatacaaattgaattaaataagtaaataagataGTAGGTAtgttataaacataaacattagcaaagtagataGAAATAAATTAGGCAATATGACAGTAGGACAGCAACAGTGGGCTTgaaaggaatggggtgagatctaCTATAGATAGTCTAAGATTTGGGGAGGAAACCCAAAGTCAAGCAGAGCATTCAaggtattgatcactctgttgctgaagttgtattttctgcagtcgagtaaAACTAatgtggtttacattaagtttgaatcgattgtgtgctaGCGTATTATTATGGTTGAAGCTAAGGAAATCACTGACAGGTAGCAAATTGtgctagatgattttatgaattgcATTTATGTCAGATCGAAGGCAATGAAGTTCTAGgatatctaagcccaaaatttcaagtctggtggaataaggtattctgttgtgagcagaggagtggaggactcttctgaaatatttttggactctttcAATTGGTATTGATATTTGATATGCAgtctgggttccagacaggtgagctgtattcaagaattggtctagcaaatgttttttattctctggttagtagtgtaatatttccagagaagaagctacacaatattagattaataactcttagggTTTTTTCAGCAATGTTTTTACAGTAGACTCTGGGACTAAGGTCATTAGATATGTCGCCTCcaaactgatctaaatgtagttcataaaatcatataccaaaatgtccttcttgtTAATGGGTAtgtcaccttcaaccacaacactactgagcacgtaatagattcaaactaaatgtaaaccgctctaaagtcaactgcagaaaatacaacttcagcaagagagtgaTCGATGCCTgaaatgtactacctgactctatggtttctttcccaaatccTAAAAACTTTAACTTAAATTGTCTACCGTTGACCTTTTCCCATTTCTAAAAGGTctgcaaggggcatgcataaatgtaTCGTTGTGCCTACTGTCACATCCTATCATcatcttttatcgttactttttacttatgttatctttatacaaactactactatcctatacatgtttgacaaataaataaataaaaataaaataaataaatatgagtactccaaggtccttgacagagagaGAATCATCTATAAGGTCGTGTcctccaagcttttatttttgtGTTCTGATTGTTTTGGCTAATGTATAAgaaagagcatttattggttgagaatTGAAGTTGCCATTTgtctgaccattctgatacatggtcaaggtctttttgaagagtaacaggattgtcagtggtattaaataattgGACATCATTAGCAAAGAGAAAGCAGTTGCTTGTTATATGATCACAGAGAttgtttatgtaaagtatgaatagtgttggtcttagaatgctgccttgagaaacaccacttttgacaggtgcaggatttgatagaacacgccctattttaaccacttgttaaAACAAGACAAGAATGCAGTTATCTAAACATGGAAGGGACCCAAGATGTCATAGGATTTTAATTTCCAAAGTAGTTTGTCATATACTAtttaatcaaaggctttacaaaagtctatgtaaattgtattTAAGGTCAATTCGCAGATGATGGTTTCTTGAAGATTGAGAATATGTCTAACTTGGGTATTTTTaaggtttagtgatttttttttaatagaagatGACAACTCCCCCTCCTCTATGGGTTTTACAATCAGACCGGTAAACATGATAGTCTCTTAGTGTGATAATGGAGTTGGGGAGgaatgcatttagccatgtttcgtaGACAAACATTtactcattaattaattaattaattaattaattaattaattaattaattaattcattcattcattcattcattcattcattcattcattcattcattcattcattcatttattatgctgcccttctccttagactcagggtggcttacaacatgttagcaacagcactttttaacagagccagcatattgctcccacaatccaggtcctcattttacccaccttgagctggtaatgagatttgaaccgctgaccttcagatctacagtcagcttcagtggcctgcagtacagcactctacctgctgcgccaccctgtctctgttatattatataaatattatataaatataatgttGAAATTAGCAGTTTTTAGTAAGAGTTTTTAGTAAGAGTAGGAGTTTGGGTATTTTGTTTATGATGCTTCTTGCATTCATTAGTTTGTATTTAAGATTAGCAGTAGTTGATATTTAGGAAGTAAGAGACATGCATACCTTGATTAATGTGGTGTTGGTTTTTGTTAAAGATGGATTTGATATTGTGATGAGGGGTTGAATGTTGAAAGGTGGATTGTGGGTCTTAGTTTTGAAGCAGAGCATGGTAGACAATGTACAGGTTGGTATGTCCTTGGTCTTGATGTTTTTTTGAATTCTGTCTGGAATTTGTGGAATGGATTGATTGTAGAATGGATAAATCAGGCCTTGAGTGAAGATTTTTGAGGTTGGAGTCATTTCTGTTAATAGAATTCAGAGTATGGATGAATTTGAATTTGCTGAGTTCATCTTTGCAAATGACTTTACAGAATTGTGGGGCCATCGAACCATCTCTATACTTAAACTCAGGGCCATCTCTGGAAACCTCAGTGATATCTTCAGCATGAATTTTTGAGGCAATGATGTTGCAAACCATTGCAATATCAGGTTCATCAATGACATCAGGCCTAAATAGAATAGTGCCATTATATTTTTGTTTGCATTCAAGGATGTCTTTGATGAGCATGGTTCAATGGCTTAATGATGCTGGAGATATTTGCTTCAGCGGTTTGAGTCTTAGCACTGCATGGTGCTAAGTTTCCATCCCTCGTGACAGTTTATGCCCACCTACCAGGTCAAAGGTATGTTATATGCAAGCAGATAAATGGGTAGCACTATGGTGGGAAGACAAGCTGACACTTCATTTGGGCTGCTGGCATGCCACTTCCCAATTGCTATGCCCATTTCTGAGGCAGCTTTGGTGGAGGGACTGGACCCAATAAAATGCTGCAGGAAAGCCATTCAAATTTCCATTCTTGTGCAGAGGTAGCTCACTTTCTATGGTGCATTTTGGAAGCATACGAGTGTGACCCAAATGACCAGGAGTCTCGGGCAGCCAAACTAATAGTTATTTTTTAGCATTATAGTCTTGGCTAATGTAACAACAtcatacactaaataaataagaaaatttaaGCAAACTGTAATACACTATCTTAGCATGAACATAACTAATCATCTTGTTTTCTTCAACATTAGCAGTTAGTCATCTGTTGttgtccttccaactctgttatgccAATCCTAAATTTTCTATTTGAGAAAAAACTGAATTTCTATAGGAAcatgatccatctgttaagcaGTGGAAAGAATTAAAGGAAATAACAATTGTCAATGTGTTCATAAAGTAATTTGAATAATATGGAATGCTTAGATgacattcatttattttcattccaGACATGGATGACTGTTTTGAATGTTCAGAAGATCATTATCCgaatgaagaaaagaaaggatgtaTTATGAAAATGCTTGCCTTTCTACATTTTGGAGGAACCTTAGGAATTGGTTTAACCTCAGCAGctctctgtttcttcttcttgACATCTTGGATACTTGGAATTTTTATTAAGCACAGGGATACTCcccttgtcaaagccaacaaccggtcCCTCACCTACACTTTACTTgtctctcttctgttctgttttctctcctctttGCTCTTTCTCAGCCAACCTGACAAAATGACTTGCCTTCTCCGGCAACCAACTTTTGGCATCACTTTCTCAGTGGCCATTTCTACTGtactggccaaaaccatcactgtAGTTATGGCTTTCATGGCCACTAAACCAGGGTCTCAGATGAGGAAGTGGGTGGGGAAAAGATTGGCTTTTTATATTGTCCTTTCCTGCTCTCTTTTCCAGCTATGTATTTGTATTCTTTGGTTGTCAACATCTTCCCCATTCCCTGAATTGGACATGCACTCAGAGCTCCAAGAAATGATTTTACAGTGCAATGAGTGGTCAACTCTCTTCTTCTACTATGTCCTGGGCTACATGGGTATCTTGGCTATTGCCAGCTTTACTGTGGCTTTCCTTGCCCGTAAATTACCCGAcagctttaatgaagccaagttcatcacTTTCAGCATGTTGGCGTTTTGCAGCGTTTGGATCTCCTTCTTTCCAGCCTATCTGAGCACAAAAGGAAAAGCCATGGTAGCTGTggaggtcttctccatcttggcctccagtgctgcATTACTAGGATGCATATTTTTGCCAAAATGCTACATCATTATTTTGCGTCCTGAGCTAAACCACCGAGAACAACTTATAAAGAGAATGTAGTACATCATGTGTTCTTTCTGGCCATGGAAATGTTTAACAAAAAAGTGTAGTCAGCCTGCTAGCTACAGGAAATTATAGATGTCATTGTTTCTATCAAACAAGATTTTATATACCAGTattggaattattattaaaattcattgccgtttattttaaaaaagaaaagagcaaccagaatgataaggggactggaaaccaagacagacgaagagaggttgctgaaactaggcatggata
This genomic interval carries:
- the LOC139153193 gene encoding vomeronasal type-2 receptor 26-like → MSHLIYHFYQTLFKQHPFINLYDSPIVITKFYQHVLSLVFAVKKINEDPQTLPNITLGFHIYDSYHNPRMTSRTNLDLLFKSQEFVPNYKCDSQKNLMTIIGGLGSDTSTNIAEVAGFYKIPQLTYGSLAQEEFQTRKRSSLYFMVPKEEHQYVGIIQLLHHFRWTWIGIFTLNNSNGERFLQKMQPILSQNGICSSFVQRLSQLIDIEHFAKIYYIVSRISTNLKNSNTTTFLVHGESVIIMLLRAITLFEDPENKQTALFRKVWILTAQIDFVLSGFQINWDLQMYNGAISFTVHSRAVVDFKEFLQTIKPHSGCRDGFLQDVWEQSFDCSFSKSVAQDMSNRQCLGEKKLEDLPGTLFEMEMIGQSYSIYNAVYAVVHALQALFISGFNKKKTTMGKKTDLPPLQPWQLHPFLHGISFNNSAGEKVSLNEKREVMGGFDIINFITFPNRSIQRVRVGRINPSSPIGKELLINEDLIVWHPAFNQVLPICVCNDHCSPGYWKKEAEGKQFCCYDCVPCAEEKISNEKDMDDCFECSEDHYPNEEKKGCIMKMLAFLHFGGTLGIGLTSAALCFFFLTSWILGIFIKHRDTPLVKANNRSLTYTLLVSLLFCFLSSLLFLSQPDKMTCLLRQPTFGITFSVAISTVLAKTITVVMAFMATKPGSQMRKWVGKRLAFYIVLSCSLFQLCICILWLSTSSPFPELDMHSELQEMILQCNEWSTLFFYYVLGYMGILAIASFTVAFLARKLPDSFNEAKFITFSMLAFCSVWISFFPAYLSTKGKAMVAVEVFSILASSAALLGCIFLPKCYIIILRPELNHREQLIKRM